The genomic region ACAGGGGTATTATCTAACTGTTTTACCTTAAGTCCTATTCACACTAGTGTAGTTAAGTTTATTTAGGGTACGTACACATAGGATACTTCTCACTTTATGTAAAATATCATAAAATCgagacacttgtcataatcttatgttATCCTATATCTTACCTTGACCTATATAACCAAGGGTATCCCATACATTACCCATATTGTATATGCTTATTCTATTTGCATTCTTGAGAagggaatatagtttattcttgtcatattaatCTTCTCACAATATGCTTATTCTATTTGCATTCTTGAGAagggaatatagtttattcttgtcatattaatCTTCTCATTTCATTGTGCAAGCCTCTAGaccttgggtggctatctccatagcgtAATCTTACCTTAATGATACATTATGATTAGACACTTCTATCGTACATTTTTGTTTGTTGTACCTTTTGTGGCCCCATCTACCACTTTAGCCATTAGTGGATGTTATTATTTGATTTATATTTGAGCTAACAACTCTTATTCAAACTTGAACTTCAATTCATATTTTTGGATAAGTATGGCTAGATTAACATTGGTAGATTTTCTATATTCACCAAATTAATAAGAAGTAACTTGTTTACTGCAACTTCGTTTCTAGAATCTAAAATGGACACTGCTAGTGCTACCACAGATATTGTTGAATACCAGAAATAAAGCAGCAAGATAAAATATACCTCTTCAAAGTCTTGAATAAAGAAAGAGAATCATGGATAGTGGAAACTAATTTTCTAGCCACACTATTGAAAAAGCAACTTACTTATAAGTAGGTGAGAGGTGCTTTGGTAGCCTTGTCTGCCTGGTTTTTATTCAGTCCTCTACTCCAAATCGTTCTCTTGACCAATCTTGTTTATGGATTTTGGTTTACTGTAGAGCTATTGGACTGAATTGCAACAAACTACATGAAGCAAAATGCTGTACTGGCGGCTTTTGTAGGATACCAAATTTATGTTAAGGATTTATTGTTTTATACAGGACAGTTTTTCAATGTCCTGTATAAAACAATAATGTAAATTGACAAAGTAGAAATGTAAGCTACTGCTTCAAATAGTAaacttttttaatttcatttgtTTGATGAAAATTGTACAGTGAAGCAAACTTCTGTTGCCAATAGAATCTTGTGACAAGTAATAcgcatttattttaatttaactaTAATTTTGCAGTCTCAACAACCTTTACAAGGGATAGCAATGGTTAATTCTTGTGTTTGAGTTGTTAAAAATCATATGAATAGAGGAATAATATTTAGCATCAATTTGTGAATGCTTCTATTTTGTGTATATTACTTTAATTTGGTAGTCAATTGACACAGCAGATTGTGTTCAATATGTATGATTATTCTTGGTGTTTGTCATTCAGGAATCAGAATAGTCTAATTTTACAGATGATACAGCATATACAATTCTCACATAAAGTCTTACAGATTCTGTTCTCTGTCATTAGTTTCCCATAATTGTTATCTATGGATGTACATGAAACCAGGAACTTCTTTTCAACCATTGAATCATGATAGCCTATTCATTGGCTGATTTGTAATCTTCAGTTTTATTTCTTGTTTTTTTGGTCCATGCAGAATGTGAATTTTTTCATTTGGGAATAGCATTGAGAGGAATTGATATAAGATTGTCTGAGTTGAGCTAGCATTTTCATTTACTTTCAAGTGATAGGAAACAGGTTCCAACTGCAAAGAGCATGCAGCAGGCTGGTAATTTGACCTTGGGAACAGATGCCAACTGCATAAGGCATACAGAACTCTGGTAATTTCTTCTCGTATACAAGAAGGCAATATGAAATACACTGGCTGCTTAAGGGCAATTGCAAAATCATTTGTCAAGAAAACTTCTAAGAACCATTATGTTTACATAACCTCTTGTGTACTGGTTCTCATCCTCCTGCAGCTTTGGGCATATGAAAAGAAACCTGAATGGATATTATTCAAGTGGAAGGAAACAATCGATAAAAATTATCCATTATCCCAACATTTTGAAAATGCCAATGAAAACAATTGGTTAGTGAGCAGCGATGAGCATGATATTTCAGCGAAATGTGTGCCAAATAATGAATTAGAATTAACTGCTGCAGAAGCTCAGTGCTTGAGAAAAGCTTTGCTCAATAAATTTGAGCAAAGGCAGTCTAGTCTCAACATACAAGAACAAAATGCAGCAAATAACAATCGACTTTTAAATTTTCTTGTTGCAATCCTGCGTCAAAATTGTAGCAATCCAGAAAAAAAAACTGAAAAGGAAGCCTTAGAGCATGATGCTGAAGTGCTGAAATTCAAATTGAAGGATTTGGAAGGTAAGCTACAAAAATCTGTGACATTTTTACCTTTAAAAGATACAAGGTTCGCAGGATTAACGGATTCTGAGCAGACCTGGTTCATGAGCACTTTAAGAGTAATAAATGATGGCGGCAAACTGGAGTTCTTTTCCTTTCCATCAGATATCTCCAATGATAGGATTCTTTGTCTTCAGGGAAGGAATGCCCATGATGGTTCCCAAAATTCCTATGGATTTGCCTGGAAAATGCAATTGCCAATCAATTCAACTTTACTTCCTGGTCTAACATTTGTATCTGACAACTATTACGATTATTCAAATCCCTGGCACAGCTTGACAGCATTAGCAGGTTTTGTAAATTGGTACAAAGAAAATGAATGTGCTTCACCAGAAAGATTTGTTCTTTATCACTGGGGAGAGCTTGTCAAGACCATGGGCTCCTGGGTTTCAAATATCATGCATGCTTCCTTGGGTCGCCATGTAGAAGTAGATTCCTTAGAATATGGTGATGGACCTGTTTGCTTTGAAAAGGCAGTAGTAATGCGTCGAGGAATCGGGCGTTTATCCTTGGATAAAagaattttgttgtttgatctgaTTCGCTGCAAGGTACGGAAATTCTGTAATGCTTCTGGAGGACAGCGCTTTATCAACGGGATTCAAGTTGTTAATTTAACGCTTCTCGCACGAACTGGGAGCAGATCTTTTGAAAATGTATCAGTTGTTGCCAATGTCTTAGAGAAAGAATG from Cryptomeria japonica chromosome 3, Sugi_1.0, whole genome shotgun sequence harbors:
- the LOC131054363 gene encoding uncharacterized protein LOC131054363, which codes for MKYTGCLRAIAKSFVKKTSKNHYVYITSCVLVLILLQLWAYEKKPEWILFKWKETIDKNYPLSQHFENANENNWLVSSDEHDISAKCVPNNELELTAAEAQCLRKALLNKFEQRQSSLNIQEQNAANNNRLLNFLVAILRQNCSNPEKKTEKEALEHDAEVLKFKLKDLEGKLQKSVTFLPLKDTRFAGLTDSEQTWFMSTLRVINDGGKLEFFSFPSDISNDRILCLQGRNAHDGSQNSYGFAWKMQLPINSTLLPGLTFVSDNYYDYSNPWHSLTALAGFVNWYKENECASPERFVLYHWGELVKTMGSWVSNIMHASLGRHVEVDSLEYGDGPVCFEKAVVMRRGIGRLSLDKRILLFDLIRCKVRKFCNASGGQRFINGIQVVNLTLLARTGSRSFENVSVVANVLEKECKKVSGCNFRLVHIANLTFCDQISVMSMTDILVTVHGAQLTDMIFMDKNSSVMEMFPKGWLELAGNGQYVFQWLASWSGMKHEGIWRDNEGPACPNPEKGSSHCFAFYKDLRVGHNETFLASWTADVLHKFKNRTNHLTDNGLSKEFIPVTCPCDHANTDDHLI